One part of the Sarcophilus harrisii chromosome 5, mSarHar1.11, whole genome shotgun sequence genome encodes these proteins:
- the EMP1 gene encoding epithelial membrane protein 1 produces MLVLLAGIFVVHIATVIMLFVSTIANVWVVAKNGTHSAGLWNICTNGKCNEALPYAEEDALKSVQAFMILAIIFSVISLIVFIFQLFTMEKGNRFFLSGAMMLVCWLCILIGVSIYTDKYANNVKFPIDHHGYCFILAWICFCFSFIIGILYLVLRKK; encoded by the exons ATGTTGGTACTACTGGCCGGGATCTTTGTGGTCCACATTGCCACAGTCATCATGTTGTTTGTCTCAACCATTGCAAAT gTGTGGGTAGTTGCAAAGAATGGGACCCACTCTGCAGGTCTTTGGAATATCTGTACAAATGGGAAATGTAATGAAGCACTGCCATATGCAGAGGAGG ATGCCCTCAAATCCGTGCAAGCCTTCATGATTCTGGCCATCATCTTCTCCGTCATTTCTCTTATCGTTTTCATATTCCAACTCTTCACCATGGAAAAAGGAAACCGGTTCTTCCTCTCGGGTGCCATGATGCTGGTTTGCT GGTTATGCATTCTGATCGGAGTTTCCATCTACACTGATAAATACGCTAACAACGTTAAATTCCCAATTGATCACCACGGATACTGCTTTATTCTGGCCTGGATCTGCTTCTGCTTTAGCTTCATTATTGGCATCCTCTATCTGGTCCTTAGAAAGAAATAA